The window TTCTTACTACAGGCCTTATACCCTTCAGGTACAGGTACATGAAATTGTTGATAAAAGGCGACATCGCCTCACCCGAACGTTTGGGAGGTTCGGTTTTCAGAATATCACGGTATATTTCGTCAGGGATACCGCCTGCTCCTCTCCTTATAAAGTGACCGTAAAAACAGTATTTTCTGGAACAGGCGACCATACGGTCAAAAGTTTCAAAGTCCTTCACGGCAGGTGTCATTGAGTTGATAACAAGATCGAAATTATTCCTAAACCCAAGTTCGTCTATATCCGCCGTCCACCATGAACACTCAACAGTTTTCATGGAGACTCCCTCTTCTTTTGCGTTTGATGCAATATATCCGAGAATTTTTGGTGAAATGTCTACTGCCGTCACATCCGCTCCTGCTTTTGCAAGGGGAATGGAGATAGCTCCCGGACCACACCCGATGTCAAGCACTTTTGCACCGTCAGCGTTAAAACCGACTTCGTCCAGCATCT of the Methanomicrobium sp. W14 genome contains:
- a CDS encoding class I SAM-dependent methyltransferase, which produces MDNNENIKNWMECCRPADEKSERLSELGSVELWNRRADGFAKKLKPANRRERMQIIFEMLDEVGFNADGAKVLDIGCGPGAISIPLAKAGADVTAVDISPKILGYIASNAKEEGVSMKTVECSWWTADIDELGFRNNFDLVINSMTPAVKDFETFDRMVACSRKYCFYGHFIRRGAGGIPDEIYRDILKTEPPKRSGEAMSPFINNFMYLYLKGIRPVVRISSRSRKKDFDKSGAAEMVINALEMKKSCSFVIKEQIRDYFKNTSEEKYSMSSGVSTGMMVWNINRL